Below is a genomic region from Xylophilus sp. GW821-FHT01B05.
CCCGATGCCGCGAATGGTGTACTGCTGCGCGCCCTGCGGCACGTAGCTGCCGCCGGCGTTGGCGTTGCTGCGGCCGAGCGCGTCGAGCAGGTTCTGGAAGGTGACCTTGTAGGCGCGCAGCTTGTCGAGGTCCGGCTGCACCTCGTACTGCTTGATGGCGCCGCCCATGGCGACCACGTCGGCCACGCCGGGCACCTGGCGCAGGCCGCGTTCGGCCACCCAGTCTTCGAGCGTGCGCAGCTCGGTGGTGGTGAGGCCGTCGCCCTTCAGGCGGTAGCGCATGATTTCACCCACCGGCGTGGCGTTGGGCGCGATGTCGGCCTCTACGCCGTCGGGCAGGTCGATGCCGCGCAGGCGCTCTGCCACCTGCTGGCGCGCCAGGTTCACCTCGGCCTTGTCGTCATAGGTGACGACGGTGAAGGACAGGCCGAACTGCGTGTGCGAGAACACGCGGATCGAATTGGGCAGGCCGGCCAGCGCCACCTCGATCGGCAGGGTGACCTGCTTCTCTACCTCTTCGGCCGCGCGGCCGGGGTAGAGCGTGATGACGGTGACCTGGGTGTCGGTAACGTCGGGGAAGGCCTCGACCGACAGGTTCTGGAAGGCGATCACGCCCGCCAGCGCGAACAACAAGGTACCGAGGACGATGAACAGCGGCTGGTGCAGCGCGTACTGGATGAGGCGCTTCATTTCTTGGCGGCCTCGCTGGTGGCGCCGGATGGCTGGGCCGTGACCGGGGCCGCGTCTTCACGCGCCACGGCAAATTGGCGCGCCAGCAGCAGCGCGTTTTCTGCCACCACCTGCTCGCCCACGGCCAGGCCGCGTGCCAGCACCACTTCGGTTGGCCCCATGTGGGCCGGCACCACCTCGCGCGGCTCGAAGACGCCGGGCTGGGTCTGCACGAAGACCGTATGGCGCGTGCCATCCAGGGTCACGGCGCCGGCCGGCACCACGACGCCCTGCAGCGATTCCTTGACCTGGGCGGTAGCCAGCATCTCGCCCTTGAGCCGGCGGTTGGCATTGGCCACCAGGCCACGGATCTTGATGGTGCGGGTGTTGGGGTCGATGAAGTCCGCTGCTGCGGTGACGCGGCCGGTGAAGGTCTCGCCTGGATAGGCGGCGACCTGCAGCGTGAATGTGGCGCCCGGCTGCAGGCTGGCAACGTCGCTTTCCTTGGCGTCGATCTGCACCCAGAGCGAGGTCGGGTCGGTCACCACGAACAGCGCGGGCACGCCGGGGCCGGACTGGTCGGGCCGCACTTCCTGGCCCGGGTTGAGGTTGCGCTCAACCACCACGCCGGCAATGCCGGCGCTGATGCCGAGCTGCTGGTTCACCGCGCTGCCAGCGCCGTAGAGGCTGGTGCGGGCTGCGGCGCGCGAGGCCTCGGCCTGCGCGCGTGCGCTGTCGGCCTCGGCCTGCTCCAGGTCCTTGCGGGCGATGATGCCGGCCTCGAACAGCTCGCGCTGGCGCTGCAGGTTCTTGCGCGACAGCCCCACGTCGACCTGCGCCTTGGCGGTGTCGGCCTGGGCCTGGCCAAAGTCGGGCGAGGCGATGCGCGCCAGCAGCGCGCCGGGCTTCACGCTCTGGCCCACATCTGCGCCGATGGCGGTGATGCGGCCGCCAAAGGGCGGGTAGATGCGCTGGGTGCGCTCTTCGTTCCAGACCAGGCGCGCGGGCAGCTCCACCATCAGCTCGGTCGCGGCGGTGGCGGGCACGCTATTGAGCAGCGCGAGCTGCGGGTGGTTGGGCGGAAAGCGCAGTTGCTTGCCTTGCACGATGGGCGCGGTGGGCGGCGCTTCTGCAAG
It encodes:
- a CDS encoding efflux RND transporter periplasmic adaptor subunit, which gives rise to MSHPHRLPLRAALTVAACCVLLLAGCGGDSDSSKLAEAPPTAPIVQGKQLRFPPNHPQLALLNSVPATAATELMVELPARLVWNEERTQRIYPPFGGRITAIGADVGQSVKPGALLARIASPDFGQAQADTAKAQVDVGLSRKNLQRQRELFEAGIIARKDLEQAEADSARAQAEASRAAARTSLYGAGSAVNQQLGISAGIAGVVVERNLNPGQEVRPDQSGPGVPALFVVTDPTSLWVQIDAKESDVASLQPGATFTLQVAAYPGETFTGRVTAAADFIDPNTRTIKIRGLVANANRRLKGEMLATAQVKESLQGVVVPAGAVTLDGTRHTVFVQTQPGVFEPREVVPAHMGPTEVVLARGLAVGEQVVAENALLLARQFAVAREDAAPVTAQPSGATSEAAKK